A window from Peromyscus eremicus chromosome 1, PerEre_H2_v1, whole genome shotgun sequence encodes these proteins:
- the LOC131896445 gene encoding large ribosomal subunit protein eL30-like, translating into MVATKKTKKSLESINSRLQLVMKSGKYVLGYKQILKMIRQGKAKLVILANDCPALRKSEIEYYAMLAKTGVHHYSGNNIELGTACGKYYRVCTLAIIDPGDNDIIRSMPEQTGEK; encoded by the coding sequence atggtggcCACAAAGAAGACGAAAAAGTCTCTGGAGTCGATCAACTCTAGGCTCCAACTTGTTATGAAAAGTGGAAAGTATGTGCTGGGGTACAAACAGATTCTGAAGATGATCAGGCAGGGCAAAGCGAAATTGGTTATCCTCGCCAACGACTGTCCAGCTTTGAGGAAATCTGAAATAGAATACTATGCCATGTTGGCTAAAACTGGTGTTCATCACTACAGTGGCAATAACATTGAATTGGGCACAGCATGTGGAAAATACTACAGAGTATGCACACTGGCTATCATTGACCCAGGTGATAATGATATTATTAGAAGCATGCCAGAACAGACTGGTGAAAAGTAA